The following coding sequences lie in one Arachis ipaensis cultivar K30076 chromosome B03, Araip1.1, whole genome shotgun sequence genomic window:
- the LOC107633282 gene encoding uncharacterized protein LOC107633282, which produces MLIEVETLLLQSPEHLAKQKEIDESEKKVYNQIRNLYKKEYANGPGYNVSNLMSNIMKKSKIEFLKSVIMMRNGEVQLHARKLRSLVDLCVQKIIDNIRYLGNVGCVDLHLLEQILPHYTVDQLMRVEKGKRSKFSFSFLSTMYGAITSWNSIEKQSRQVRLCTKTPPLSKKRFWGDGPGYNVSNLMSNIMKKSKIEFLKR; this is translated from the exons ATGTTAATAGAAGTGGAAACTCTACTGCTTCAAAGCCCTGAACATCTG GCAAAACAGAAAGAAATAGACGAGTCTGAGAAGAAAGTATATAATCAAATCAGGAATCTGTACAAGAAAGAATATGCAA ATGGACCAGGTTACAATGTGTCAAATTTGATGAGCAACATAATGAAGAAGTCAAAGATAGAATTTCTAAAGAG TGTCATTATGATGAGAAATGGCGAAGTTCAATTACATGCGCGGAAACTTCGATCCCTGGTTGATCTCTGTGTTCAgaaaataatagataatataagATACCTTGGAAATGTTGGTTGTGTCGATCTACATCTGCTCGAGCAAATTTTGCCACACTACACAGTTGATCAGTTGATGCGTGTGGAGAAAGGCAAGCGAAGTAAGTTTAGTTTCTCGTTTTTGTCAACTATGTATGGAGCTATCACCAG TTGGAATTCTATAGAAAAACAGAGTAGGCAAGTACGGCTGTGCACTAAAACTCCACCTTTGAGTAAAAAAAGATTCTGGGGAG ATGGACCAGGTTACAATGTGTCAAATTTGATGAGCAACATAATGAAGAAGTCAAAGATAGAATTTCTAAAGAGGTAA